From the Garra rufa chromosome 23, GarRuf1.0, whole genome shotgun sequence genome, the window AGTGTCAGGCTGTTGGTTGGAATAGAGACAGAAATAATAGTGGTGATACTGATCCTAACACTCTGCTCTGTTCTTCTCAGATGCAAATATTGTGACCCGCCTGATGGCTGGCTGCACCACCGGGGCCATGGCTGTCGCATTTGCACAGCCCACAGATGTCGTAAAAGTGCGTTTCCAGGCTCAAGTGCGTCAATCCGATGGATTAAAGAGATACAACAGCACGATAGATGCATATCGGACTATTGCACGTGATGAGGGTGTTCGGGGGCTTTGGAAAGGTGAGCAgcagttcttaaagggatagttcaacctcAAGGAAAAGTCTATTATTGTTTACACACCCTCATTTtattccaaaactgtatgactttcttcatttttctgaaaaataagatattttgaatttttgaattGTTTTTGTCCACACAAATCTAAGTCATCGGGGTTCAAACCagttttgttattgttaactataactaaaacaaaaactatttggTTTTGGCAATTgaaataaagattaaataaagaaaagaaaatattagataaaataaaataaataaaatgaaaaattgaaattaataaatgtaaataaacaataactaccagtcaaatgtttttgaacagtaagatttttaattttctgctcaccaagactgcatttatttgatcaaaagtacagcaaaaacagtaaaattttgaaatatttttactatttaaaaaaaaaactattttctatttgaatatattttaaaatgtaatttattcctgcgatcaaagctacattttcagcatcattagtcttcagtgtcacacgatcctttagaaatcattctaatatgctgatttgctgttctaaaaccatttattattatcaatatttaaaacagtacatttCATTTagtattatttgatgaataatttattaatcagaaataaaaagctttatgttatatattatataaaagctttaaattatagaaattaatagttttatttaccaaggatgctttaaattgatcaaaagtgatgataaagacaattataatgttaaaaagatttctatttaagctaaattctgttcttctgaactttctattcatcaaaggaacctgaaaaaaaattctactcagctgttttcaacttaataataatgtttttgaacagcaaatcagaacaggatcgtgtgactggagtaatgatgctaaaaattcagctttgaaatcacaggaataaattacattttaaaatatattcaaatagaaatagtaaaaaaaatatatcaaaattttattgtttttgctgtactttggatcaaataaatgcaggcttggtgagcagaagagacatcttaaaaaaaaatatatatatatattttactgttcaaagacttttgactagtagtgtactaaaaagtatagaaaagacagaacacaaactaaaattaaaacaaaaaatgtaaaaaaaaaaaaaaaaaaaaaagctaaaataaaattttatttgaaacattaataATAGCACTGTTCAAAGCAATATTGGACCCCACTGACCCTCACTGTATGGATAAAAATAGACATAcaaaatatctcctttttaaaatTAGTCACTATCTCTTTAAATTCAACTTCCACATGCCATTCTAAGTGGGGGTGTTCTGGTTGAGATAAACATGCATACGTTTCTCTATTTTAGGCTGCATGCCAAACATCACAAGGAACGCCATTGTGAACTGTGCAGAGCTGGTCACATACGACATCATCAAGGAACTCATACTAAAATATGACCTCATGACAGGTATGAAACCTATCAACCCTACGCTTTCATTCTGGCTATTTGCATGTTCTTGTTGTTTAACACATATGCCCTCATTAGATAACCTACCCTGCCACTTCACGGCTGCATTTGTAGCTGGTTTCTGCACCACGATTGTGGCGTCTCCAGTCGACGTGGTAAAGACCCGCTTCATGAACTCATCTGCAGGCCAATACAGCAGTGCACTTAACTGTGCCCTCACTATGCTGACCAAAGAGGGACCAACAGCTTTCTATAAGGGGTGAGAGAAATGTGCTGTCAACcattatttataaaaacaaagGATAAAGTTGTATGTCCAGTACCATGAGTTAACATCTTCATCTTTCCCAAACAGCTTCATGCCCTCCTTCCTGCGCTTGGGATCCTGGAACATTGTGATGTTCGTCTCCTATGAGCAAATCAAAAGAGGTCTGACTAATATGCAGGCCTCGTGGGAATCACCTTTCTGAATGGACATTGTCAGTATCTCCGGATTCTGATTAAACAGAGTGCAAATATAAGTCAACTCCTCTGTTATAAGAAGAAAGGGATTGCCGGATTAAGTCTTATCACTTAAAACGTCTGGAACTTCTTAAGGCCAAAGGTCAAGCTCATCAAAAATCAAAAGACGGGTTGACAAATCAGAAAATGCTGGACTGAAAAAGCAAAATGCACATATTTGTCTTAGTTTCAATGTAACTGGATACTAAGGTGGTGTTATCAATTGTAAGGATGAAAGGTATGATCATTGTTTTTCTGTATACTTTTAAATATGTCATGAAAATGGGTCCATAGCTCTGGTGAATGAATGTATATTTATATGATCAACTAGAAATTGCTTTATTGCAAAATAAAGCTTT encodes:
- the ucp3 gene encoding mitochondrial uncoupling protein 3; translation: MVGIKPTDLPPTAAVKFFGAGTAACIADLVTFPLDTAKVRLQIQGESTAASGSAVVKYRGVFGTITTMVRTEGARSLYNGLVAGLQRQMSFASVRIGLYDSMKQFYTRGSENANIVTRLMAGCTTGAMAVAFAQPTDVVKVRFQAQVRQSDGLKRYNSTIDAYRTIARDEGVRGLWKGCMPNITRNAIVNCAELVTYDIIKELILKYDLMTDNLPCHFTAAFVAGFCTTIVASPVDVVKTRFMNSSAGQYSSALNCALTMLTKEGPTAFYKGFMPSFLRLGSWNIVMFVSYEQIKRGLTNMQASWESPF